A part of Amphiprion ocellaris isolate individual 3 ecotype Okinawa chromosome 16, ASM2253959v1, whole genome shotgun sequence genomic DNA contains:
- the LOC111571302 gene encoding mitogen-activated protein kinase kinase kinase kinase 3 isoform X12: MMNSSVDLSRRNPQEDFELIQRIGSGTYGDVYKARNVNTGELAAIKVIKLEPGEDFAVVQQEIIMMKDCKHSNIVAYFGSYLRRDKLWISMEYCGGGSLQDIYHVTGPLSESQIAYMSRETLQGLYYLHNKGKMHRDIKGANILLTDNGYVKLADFGVSAQITATLAKRKSFIGTPYWMAPEVAAVERKGGYNQLCDIWAVGITAIELAELQPPMFDLHPMRALFLMTKSNFQPPKLKDKLKWTNNFHHFVKLALTKNPKKRPTAEKLLQHPFVSQPLSRTLAIELLDKANNPDHSTYNDFDDDDPEPESPVSVPHRIRSTSRSTREGKTLSEINFGQVKFDPPLRKETEPHHEPCDSEPYLDCVEELYYTARSNLDLQLEYGHDSPSLLGGNKSLLKSVEEELQQRGHVAHLGDDEDEDGADDDETHTHKSSTIMRPKVPPPLPPKPKSICSSQQPPQQQQQKQDDSQSHSEDDGGGGGTIKRCPVPETPSPAKPASNVPPRPPPPKLPPHRRSSLGNGLNSPHNGERDSPAERQSTMPPSVPIRKDKKDVPKPISNGLPPTPKVHMGACFSKVFNGCPLKIHCATSWINPDTRDQYLIFGAEEGIYTLNLNELHETTMEQLFPRRCTWLYVMNNCLLSISGKASQLYSHSLSGLFEQARQLQKLPVSIPTHKLPDKMIPRKFAVSNKIPDTKGCQKCCVVRNPYTGHKYLCGAFQSSVMLLEWVESMQKFMLIKNIDFPLPCPLEVFEMLVVPEQTYPLICVAVSKGIELNQVVRFGTVNPNSTSSWFTEADTPQTCVIHVTQLERDTILVCLDRCIKIVNLQGRLKSSRKLSAELTFNFQIESIVCLQDSVLAFWRHGMQGRSFKTNEITQEISDSTRIFRLLGSDRVVVLESRPTDNPTAHSNLYILAGHENSY, encoded by the exons GAGAGATAAGCTGTGGATCAGTATGGAGTACTGTGGAGGAGGTTCTCTGCAGGATATCTATCACG TAACCGGGCCTTTGTCGGAGTCACAGATAGCCTACATGTCACGGGAGACCCTGCAG GGTTTGTACTACCTACACAATAAAGGCAAAATGCACAGAGACATTAAG GGAGCCAACATCCTCCTGACAGACAACGGCTACGTTAAACTAG CTGACTTCGGTGTATCAGCCCAGATCACAGCAACCCTCGCCAAGAGGAAGTCATTCATTGGAACGCCTTACTG GATGGCTCCAGAGGTGGCAGCCGTGGAGAGGAAAGGCGGCTACAACCAGCTGTGTGATATCTGGGCCGTGGGCATCACTGCAATAGAGCTGGCCGAGCTGCAGCCGCCCATGTTTGACCTCCACCCAATGAG ggCTCTGTTCTTAATGACCAAGAGTAATTTCCAGCCTCCTAAATTGAAAGATAAACTCAAGTG GACAAATAACTTCCACCATTTTGTCAAACTAGCCCTGACCAAGAACCCAAAGAAGAGGCCCACGGCTGAGAAACTGCTCCAG CATCCTTTCGTGTCGCAGCCTTTGAGCCGGACGTTGGCGATCGAGCTGCTGGACAAAGCCAACAACCCCGACCACAGCACCTACAACGACTTCGACGATGACGACCCTGAACCTGAG TCTCCGGTCTCAGTTCCTCATCGCATCCGTTCCACCAGCAGGAGCACCAGAGAAGGAAAGACGCTGTCTGAGATTAACT TTGGTCAGGTGAAGTTCGATCCTCCACTGAGAAAGGAAACAGAACCTCATCATGAACCG TGTGATTCTGAGCCCTATCTGGACTGTGTTGAGGAGCTCTACTATACCGCGAGATCTAATCTG GATTTGCAGTTGGAGTACGGCCACGATTCGCCGAGTCTGCTGGGAGGAAACAA GAGTCTTCTTAAATctgtggaggaggagctgcagcagag GGGCCATGTGGCACACTTAGgggatgatgaggatgaggatggtgCAGATGATGATGAAACTCACACTCA CAAATCCAGCACTATCATGAGGCCAAAGGTCCCTCCACCGCTTCCTCCTAAG CCCAAGTCCATCTGCTCGTCCCAACAGccgccacagcagcagcagcagaaacaggacGACAGCCAATCGCACAGCGAGGACGATGGCGGAGGGGGAGGGACCATCAAGCGCTGTCCGGTCCCGGAGACGCCGAGCCCCGCCAAGCCCGCCTCCAACGTCCCGCCGCGGCCGCCGCCCCCCAAACTGCCGCCCCACCGCCGCAGCAGCCTAG GTAATGGGCTGAACTCTCCCCATAACGGAGAGAGGGATAGTCCAGCAGAGAGGCAGTCCACCATGCCCCCTAGTGTCCCCATACGGAAAGACAAGAAGGATGTGCCG AAGCCGATCAGTAATGGTCTCCCTCCAACACCCAAAGTCCAT ATGGGTGCGTGTTTCTCCAAGGTGTTCAACGGTTGTCCTCTGAAGATCCACTGCGCTACTTCATGGATCAACCCTGACACCAGAG acCAGTATTTGATATTCGGAGCTGAGGAGGGAATCTACACGTTAAATCTAAATGAGCTGCATGAGACGACGATGGAACAG CTCTTCCCTCGGCGGTGTACTTGGCTATACGTCATGAACAACTGTCTTCTTTCCATATCTG GAAAAGCCTCCCAGCTGTACTCCCATAGTCTGAGTGGTCTGTTCGAACAGGCCCGGCAGTTACAGAAGCTGCCCGTATCCATTCCCACACACAAGCTGCCTGATAAGATGATTCCCAG GAAGTTTGCTGTGTCCAATAAAATTCCAGACACTAAAGGGTGCCAAAAGTGCTGCGTAG TTCGTAACCCGTACACCGGCCATAAGTACCTGTGTGGAGCCTTCCAGTCCAGCGTCATGCTGCTGGAGTGGGTCGAGTCCATGCAGAAGTTCATGCTCATCAAG AACATTGATTTCCCGTTGCCGTGTCCACTGGAGGTCTTTGAGATGTTGGTGGTCCCGGAGCAGACCTACCCTCTGATCTGCGTGGCGGTCAGTAAAGGAATCGAACTCAACCAGGTGGTCCGATTCGGCACCGTCAACCCCAACTCTACCTCCTCCTGGTTCACAGAAGCAG ACACGCCACAGACATGCGTGATCCACGTCACTCAGCTAGAGAGGGACACCATCCTAGTCTGCCTCGACA GGTGTATAAAGATCGTGAACCTCCAGGGCCGGTTGAAATCCAGCAGAAAGCTGTCGGCTGAGCTCACCTTCAACTTCCAGATCGAATCCATAG tttgccTCCAAGACAGCGTCCTGGCCTTCTGGAGACACGGCATGCAGGGACGGAGTTTCAAGACCAACGAG atcaCTCAGGAGATCTCCGACAGCACACGCATCTTTAGACTACTGGGATCAGACAG ggTGGTGGTGCTAGAGAGCCGGCCGACGGACAACCCCACAGCCCACAGCAACCTCTACATCCTGGCAGGCCATGAAAACAGCTACTGA
- the LOC111571302 gene encoding mitogen-activated protein kinase kinase kinase kinase 3 isoform X8, with protein sequence MMNSSVDLSRRNPQEDFELIQRIGSGTYGDVYKARNVNTGELAAIKVIKLEPGEDFAVVQQEIIMMKDCKHSNIVAYFGSYLRRDKLWISMEYCGGGSLQDIYHVTGPLSESQIAYMSRETLQGLYYLHNKGKMHRDIKGANILLTDNGYVKLADFGVSAQITATLAKRKSFIGTPYWMAPEVAAVERKGGYNQLCDIWAVGITAIELAELQPPMFDLHPMRALFLMTKSNFQPPKLKDKLKWTNNFHHFVKLALTKNPKKRPTAEKLLQHPFVSQPLSRTLAIELLDKANNPDHSTYNDFDDDDPEPESPVSVPHRIRSTSRSTREGKTLSEINFGQVKFDPPLRKETEPHHEPDLQLEYGHDSPSLLGGNKSLLKSVEEELQQRGHVAHLGDDEDEDGADDDETHTHKSSTIMRPKVPPPLPPKPKSICSSQQPPQQQQQKQDDSQSHSEDDGGGGGTIKRCPVPETPSPAKPASNVPPRPPPPKLPPHRRSSLGNESPKRTDVEHSAPEDDGSFRHFWEWLHTPHTEEELEEAWEVLKEVKEEQEKEEEESNGLNSPHNGERDSPAERQSTMPPSVPIRKDKKDVPKPISNGLPPTPKVHMGACFSKVFNGCPLKIHCATSWINPDTRDQYLIFGAEEGIYTLNLNELHETTMEQLFPRRCTWLYVMNNCLLSISGKASQLYSHSLSGLFEQARQLQKLPVSIPTHKLPDKMIPRKFAVSNKIPDTKGCQKCCVVRNPYTGHKYLCGAFQSSVMLLEWVESMQKFMLIKNIDFPLPCPLEVFEMLVVPEQTYPLICVAVSKGIELNQVVRFGTVNPNSTSSWFTEADTPQTCVIHVTQLERDTILVCLDRCIKIVNLQGRLKSSRKLSAELTFNFQIESIVCLQDSVLAFWRHGMQGRSFKTNEITQEISDSTRIFRLLGSDRRADCRDPDTEDRGLNLPRVVVLESRPTDNPTAHSNLYILAGHENSY encoded by the exons GAGAGATAAGCTGTGGATCAGTATGGAGTACTGTGGAGGAGGTTCTCTGCAGGATATCTATCACG TAACCGGGCCTTTGTCGGAGTCACAGATAGCCTACATGTCACGGGAGACCCTGCAG GGTTTGTACTACCTACACAATAAAGGCAAAATGCACAGAGACATTAAG GGAGCCAACATCCTCCTGACAGACAACGGCTACGTTAAACTAG CTGACTTCGGTGTATCAGCCCAGATCACAGCAACCCTCGCCAAGAGGAAGTCATTCATTGGAACGCCTTACTG GATGGCTCCAGAGGTGGCAGCCGTGGAGAGGAAAGGCGGCTACAACCAGCTGTGTGATATCTGGGCCGTGGGCATCACTGCAATAGAGCTGGCCGAGCTGCAGCCGCCCATGTTTGACCTCCACCCAATGAG ggCTCTGTTCTTAATGACCAAGAGTAATTTCCAGCCTCCTAAATTGAAAGATAAACTCAAGTG GACAAATAACTTCCACCATTTTGTCAAACTAGCCCTGACCAAGAACCCAAAGAAGAGGCCCACGGCTGAGAAACTGCTCCAG CATCCTTTCGTGTCGCAGCCTTTGAGCCGGACGTTGGCGATCGAGCTGCTGGACAAAGCCAACAACCCCGACCACAGCACCTACAACGACTTCGACGATGACGACCCTGAACCTGAG TCTCCGGTCTCAGTTCCTCATCGCATCCGTTCCACCAGCAGGAGCACCAGAGAAGGAAAGACGCTGTCTGAGATTAACT TTGGTCAGGTGAAGTTCGATCCTCCACTGAGAAAGGAAACAGAACCTCATCATGAACCG GATTTGCAGTTGGAGTACGGCCACGATTCGCCGAGTCTGCTGGGAGGAAACAA GAGTCTTCTTAAATctgtggaggaggagctgcagcagag GGGCCATGTGGCACACTTAGgggatgatgaggatgaggatggtgCAGATGATGATGAAACTCACACTCA CAAATCCAGCACTATCATGAGGCCAAAGGTCCCTCCACCGCTTCCTCCTAAG CCCAAGTCCATCTGCTCGTCCCAACAGccgccacagcagcagcagcagaaacaggacGACAGCCAATCGCACAGCGAGGACGATGGCGGAGGGGGAGGGACCATCAAGCGCTGTCCGGTCCCGGAGACGCCGAGCCCCGCCAAGCCCGCCTCCAACGTCCCGCCGCGGCCGCCGCCCCCCAAACTGCCGCCCCACCGCCGCAGCAGCCTAGGTAACGAGAGCCCGAAGCGCACAGACGTGGAGCACTCTGCCCCAGAGGATGATGGGAGCTTTAGGCATTTCTGGGAGTGGCTCCACACGCCTCACactgaggaggagctggaggaggcgtGGGAGGTGctgaaggaggtgaaggaggagcaggaaaaagaggaggaagaga GTAATGGGCTGAACTCTCCCCATAACGGAGAGAGGGATAGTCCAGCAGAGAGGCAGTCCACCATGCCCCCTAGTGTCCCCATACGGAAAGACAAGAAGGATGTGCCG AAGCCGATCAGTAATGGTCTCCCTCCAACACCCAAAGTCCAT ATGGGTGCGTGTTTCTCCAAGGTGTTCAACGGTTGTCCTCTGAAGATCCACTGCGCTACTTCATGGATCAACCCTGACACCAGAG acCAGTATTTGATATTCGGAGCTGAGGAGGGAATCTACACGTTAAATCTAAATGAGCTGCATGAGACGACGATGGAACAG CTCTTCCCTCGGCGGTGTACTTGGCTATACGTCATGAACAACTGTCTTCTTTCCATATCTG GAAAAGCCTCCCAGCTGTACTCCCATAGTCTGAGTGGTCTGTTCGAACAGGCCCGGCAGTTACAGAAGCTGCCCGTATCCATTCCCACACACAAGCTGCCTGATAAGATGATTCCCAG GAAGTTTGCTGTGTCCAATAAAATTCCAGACACTAAAGGGTGCCAAAAGTGCTGCGTAG TTCGTAACCCGTACACCGGCCATAAGTACCTGTGTGGAGCCTTCCAGTCCAGCGTCATGCTGCTGGAGTGGGTCGAGTCCATGCAGAAGTTCATGCTCATCAAG AACATTGATTTCCCGTTGCCGTGTCCACTGGAGGTCTTTGAGATGTTGGTGGTCCCGGAGCAGACCTACCCTCTGATCTGCGTGGCGGTCAGTAAAGGAATCGAACTCAACCAGGTGGTCCGATTCGGCACCGTCAACCCCAACTCTACCTCCTCCTGGTTCACAGAAGCAG ACACGCCACAGACATGCGTGATCCACGTCACTCAGCTAGAGAGGGACACCATCCTAGTCTGCCTCGACA GGTGTATAAAGATCGTGAACCTCCAGGGCCGGTTGAAATCCAGCAGAAAGCTGTCGGCTGAGCTCACCTTCAACTTCCAGATCGAATCCATAG tttgccTCCAAGACAGCGTCCTGGCCTTCTGGAGACACGGCATGCAGGGACGGAGTTTCAAGACCAACGAG atcaCTCAGGAGATCTCCGACAGCACACGCATCTTTAGACTACTGGGATCAGACAG ACGAGCCGACTGTAGAGATCCAGACACTGAGGACAGAGGCCTCAATCTGCCCAG ggTGGTGGTGCTAGAGAGCCGGCCGACGGACAACCCCACAGCCCACAGCAACCTCTACATCCTGGCAGGCCATGAAAACAGCTACTGA
- the LOC111571302 gene encoding mitogen-activated protein kinase kinase kinase kinase 3 isoform X13: protein MMNSSVDLSRRNPQEDFELIQRIGSGTYGDVYKARNVNTGELAAIKVIKLEPGEDFAVVQQEIIMMKDCKHSNIVAYFGSYLRRDKLWISMEYCGGGSLQDIYHVTGPLSESQIAYMSRETLQGLYYLHNKGKMHRDIKGANILLTDNGYVKLADFGVSAQITATLAKRKSFIGTPYWMAPEVAAVERKGGYNQLCDIWAVGITAIELAELQPPMFDLHPMRALFLMTKSNFQPPKLKDKLKWTNNFHHFVKLALTKNPKKRPTAEKLLQHPFVSQPLSRTLAIELLDKANNPDHSTYNDFDDDDPEPESPVSVPHRIRSTSRSTREGKTLSEINFGQVKFDPPLRKETEPHHEPDLQLEYGHDSPSLLGGNKSLLKSVEEELQQRGHVAHLGDDEDEDGADDDETHTHKSSTIMRPKVPPPLPPKPKSICSSQQPPQQQQQKQDDSQSHSEDDGGGGGTIKRCPVPETPSPAKPASNVPPRPPPPKLPPHRRSSLGNGLNSPHNGERDSPAERQSTMPPSVPIRKDKKDVPKPISNGLPPTPKVHMGACFSKVFNGCPLKIHCATSWINPDTRDQYLIFGAEEGIYTLNLNELHETTMEQLFPRRCTWLYVMNNCLLSISGKASQLYSHSLSGLFEQARQLQKLPVSIPTHKLPDKMIPRKFAVSNKIPDTKGCQKCCVVRNPYTGHKYLCGAFQSSVMLLEWVESMQKFMLIKNIDFPLPCPLEVFEMLVVPEQTYPLICVAVSKGIELNQVVRFGTVNPNSTSSWFTEADTPQTCVIHVTQLERDTILVCLDRCIKIVNLQGRLKSSRKLSAELTFNFQIESIVCLQDSVLAFWRHGMQGRSFKTNEITQEISDSTRIFRLLGSDRVVVLESRPTDNPTAHSNLYILAGHENSY, encoded by the exons GAGAGATAAGCTGTGGATCAGTATGGAGTACTGTGGAGGAGGTTCTCTGCAGGATATCTATCACG TAACCGGGCCTTTGTCGGAGTCACAGATAGCCTACATGTCACGGGAGACCCTGCAG GGTTTGTACTACCTACACAATAAAGGCAAAATGCACAGAGACATTAAG GGAGCCAACATCCTCCTGACAGACAACGGCTACGTTAAACTAG CTGACTTCGGTGTATCAGCCCAGATCACAGCAACCCTCGCCAAGAGGAAGTCATTCATTGGAACGCCTTACTG GATGGCTCCAGAGGTGGCAGCCGTGGAGAGGAAAGGCGGCTACAACCAGCTGTGTGATATCTGGGCCGTGGGCATCACTGCAATAGAGCTGGCCGAGCTGCAGCCGCCCATGTTTGACCTCCACCCAATGAG ggCTCTGTTCTTAATGACCAAGAGTAATTTCCAGCCTCCTAAATTGAAAGATAAACTCAAGTG GACAAATAACTTCCACCATTTTGTCAAACTAGCCCTGACCAAGAACCCAAAGAAGAGGCCCACGGCTGAGAAACTGCTCCAG CATCCTTTCGTGTCGCAGCCTTTGAGCCGGACGTTGGCGATCGAGCTGCTGGACAAAGCCAACAACCCCGACCACAGCACCTACAACGACTTCGACGATGACGACCCTGAACCTGAG TCTCCGGTCTCAGTTCCTCATCGCATCCGTTCCACCAGCAGGAGCACCAGAGAAGGAAAGACGCTGTCTGAGATTAACT TTGGTCAGGTGAAGTTCGATCCTCCACTGAGAAAGGAAACAGAACCTCATCATGAACCG GATTTGCAGTTGGAGTACGGCCACGATTCGCCGAGTCTGCTGGGAGGAAACAA GAGTCTTCTTAAATctgtggaggaggagctgcagcagag GGGCCATGTGGCACACTTAGgggatgatgaggatgaggatggtgCAGATGATGATGAAACTCACACTCA CAAATCCAGCACTATCATGAGGCCAAAGGTCCCTCCACCGCTTCCTCCTAAG CCCAAGTCCATCTGCTCGTCCCAACAGccgccacagcagcagcagcagaaacaggacGACAGCCAATCGCACAGCGAGGACGATGGCGGAGGGGGAGGGACCATCAAGCGCTGTCCGGTCCCGGAGACGCCGAGCCCCGCCAAGCCCGCCTCCAACGTCCCGCCGCGGCCGCCGCCCCCCAAACTGCCGCCCCACCGCCGCAGCAGCCTAG GTAATGGGCTGAACTCTCCCCATAACGGAGAGAGGGATAGTCCAGCAGAGAGGCAGTCCACCATGCCCCCTAGTGTCCCCATACGGAAAGACAAGAAGGATGTGCCG AAGCCGATCAGTAATGGTCTCCCTCCAACACCCAAAGTCCAT ATGGGTGCGTGTTTCTCCAAGGTGTTCAACGGTTGTCCTCTGAAGATCCACTGCGCTACTTCATGGATCAACCCTGACACCAGAG acCAGTATTTGATATTCGGAGCTGAGGAGGGAATCTACACGTTAAATCTAAATGAGCTGCATGAGACGACGATGGAACAG CTCTTCCCTCGGCGGTGTACTTGGCTATACGTCATGAACAACTGTCTTCTTTCCATATCTG GAAAAGCCTCCCAGCTGTACTCCCATAGTCTGAGTGGTCTGTTCGAACAGGCCCGGCAGTTACAGAAGCTGCCCGTATCCATTCCCACACACAAGCTGCCTGATAAGATGATTCCCAG GAAGTTTGCTGTGTCCAATAAAATTCCAGACACTAAAGGGTGCCAAAAGTGCTGCGTAG TTCGTAACCCGTACACCGGCCATAAGTACCTGTGTGGAGCCTTCCAGTCCAGCGTCATGCTGCTGGAGTGGGTCGAGTCCATGCAGAAGTTCATGCTCATCAAG AACATTGATTTCCCGTTGCCGTGTCCACTGGAGGTCTTTGAGATGTTGGTGGTCCCGGAGCAGACCTACCCTCTGATCTGCGTGGCGGTCAGTAAAGGAATCGAACTCAACCAGGTGGTCCGATTCGGCACCGTCAACCCCAACTCTACCTCCTCCTGGTTCACAGAAGCAG ACACGCCACAGACATGCGTGATCCACGTCACTCAGCTAGAGAGGGACACCATCCTAGTCTGCCTCGACA GGTGTATAAAGATCGTGAACCTCCAGGGCCGGTTGAAATCCAGCAGAAAGCTGTCGGCTGAGCTCACCTTCAACTTCCAGATCGAATCCATAG tttgccTCCAAGACAGCGTCCTGGCCTTCTGGAGACACGGCATGCAGGGACGGAGTTTCAAGACCAACGAG atcaCTCAGGAGATCTCCGACAGCACACGCATCTTTAGACTACTGGGATCAGACAG ggTGGTGGTGCTAGAGAGCCGGCCGACGGACAACCCCACAGCCCACAGCAACCTCTACATCCTGGCAGGCCATGAAAACAGCTACTGA